Within the Nicotiana tabacum cultivar K326 chromosome 11, ASM71507v2, whole genome shotgun sequence genome, the region taatatataaaacgaatacacgtatgcgtgattcgattcgaagaagggtctttaattgtAAACAATTTAAACAGAAGcgataacaaaatcatgcaataaaaaatgtaaaatcgagataattaagccaagaataaaaacagttaagcgaccgtgctagaaccacggaatttggaaatgcctaacaccttcttccggattaacagaattccttactcaggatttctggttcgcagaataataaacagagtcatattctcctcgattcagggattaaaattggtgacttgggacgccttaaaattcccaagtggcgactctgaaacaaacaaacaaatcccgtttcgactgtcctttaattggagaaaactccctgcaCCCTCgtgggcgcggaaaaaggaggtgcgacaagtcaaaacccgagattcggacaaAATCCAATtacacattcacccccgagctggctatgtgattagtttcgaaatttgGCCTTAATTTGagatctaaatctcaatttctcaaaatctccaatttctacttaaatccctaatttctaccatgaaaaaatATAGATTAAAGATTAAAATCAGTGGGTGTTTATGAAAATATaaggaaacaagttaaaatctactaacctatgaagttgggatgaaaaatctcttcaaaatctcctctAGGCCGAGCTTAAActtgaaaatagtgaaaaatgaCTTAATTCCCGACTTTGGGACATTTTAATCACTGGGCGTCAGGCCTTTTTCACGTTCTCAAAGGTCTTGACGTGATCGCGAAGTAGAAGTGGCCAAaggacttcgcgttcgcgagccactCTTCACGTTTGCGAAGGCTTACTCCCACCTGCTCTCGCGGTCCAATGATCGCTTTCGCGAAGAGTAACTATCATGCTCCCTTCCCAGGCCCCATAACCCTATGCGTTCGCAAGAGGCTGGTTGCGTTTGCGACCAAGCCATCACATTCACGATGAAGGAGTTCCGACCCTATCCCAGTTTCCCCtttgtgatcgcgaagcacaaatctcAGACACCATCAATAGCAAAACCAGTggatttcttaagtccaaaaatgatccatagcctatccgaaactcacccgagcccctcgggctccaaactaaatatgcacttaagtgtaataatatcatacgaactcgctcgtgcgatcaaacaaataacacctagaactacgaatcagacaccaaaatgcatggaatttttaaagaaacttaaaaactttcaaattcacaaccgagcgtccgaatcatatcaaatcaactccgttttgcactaaattttgtagacaagtcttAATTagtaaaatgaacctataccaagtatTAAAAACCGAAATCTTGAATCCAGTAGCTATAAAGTCACCCTCCGGTCGAACTTTAGaaatctttaaaccttcaaattactagttttcaacaaattacgtCAAAACAatttagggacttccgaattcaattttgggcatacgcctaagtttaaaattacgatacagacctaccagaaTTGCAAAATACCAATCCGAGTCCATTTGACCGTAGTCAACCCAAattattgaccgtagtcaactcaaattatttacaaaaaatcatattttctttaatttttcatataaaactttTTGGAATAAGACAcagactgtgcacacaaattgaTAAATACTAAACAAAGCTAATCGGAATCTCGGAATACGAAAATAAaggttaaaattcaaaataacctatcgggtcatcataaGTTGATAACTCAAATTCCAAGGATGCAATTTATCAAACTCATTTGGACAACACTTCGTCAATGTCATTATTTTATCCTTATCAAAATTAGCAAAGGAATTAACCGGATTTAAGCTAGCCATCCCAAGAAGCAAATCACTACTCACTATATTAAAACGTTCATTAAGCTTTTGAAGTTGCACATCTatcacatcagaaaagatttcaACATGCGAGTGATGTGAGTAACAAACATTAGACTTTCTCTTCGACTTTCCAAGAAAGCAAGACTCATCCATATTCAGAATCAAAATATCATGTCTATCATAAAATGAGAAAACATCATCCAATAGAGATTCCCATCCATTTTTCTTCATATCTTGCAACATTTTATTTGTAATGTCAAGAAATACCACGACATACATAAAATCTTGatcttttgtttttgtaaaatcttGCTTAATTTATTTGACATGGCCAATACTTTCACTATAAAGTGAAGCACAAAAATAAATTTGAATGTTATAAAAAGATActctacttgatttctttcctgtGAAGTAGAACCATTCATACTCAATCACTTTAACCACACCAACAATAGAAGAGAAAAGAACAATAAAGTTATTCAATATTTTGAAATGTGATCCCCAACGACTATTACTTGATTTTTGTAGTCCACGTTCTTGATTTAATCCTTGTACAGTATCAACTTCACCGGACTCAAGTAAAAGCTCCATTCTTCAGTTTGATGATGACGAAGCAAATCTCTCCGCTTGAAAGATCCTCCAACAACATTCAACATATTAGTAACATGATCAAAAAATTCTTCAACATCCAAATGCTTTTTAACAATAGCTACAAGTGTTAATTTTAATTGATGCGTGAAGCAATGAATGTAATATGTCGATGTGCAATCTGTTACAATTAAAGTCTTGAGACCATTTATCTTTCCCTTCATAGTACTAGTTCCATCATAACTTTGTACACGTATTTTGGGTGTATTCAGTGAGTGATCCGAAAGCAAAGAATATATTACTTCCTTTAATAAACATGCTGATGTACCACTAACATTGCCAAGGTCAATGAATCGCTCTACCACTTCACCATTCTTATTAATATACTACAAACACAAGAGTCATTTATTATTTATGTGAGATATCTTTGGACTCATCGGCTAATATATCAAAGTAATCTCCATTCAAATCTTCAATTATagatttcaatattattttgcACAAGCATTGACAATATCCTTTTGGATCACAGGACAAGTCAAAGTACCCTTTTGTGGAGCATTTTCTAATATCACTTGTCCCACATCCGGATGCTTGTCCCCATTCCACCGCAAAAAACTTAGAAATAAGCCTAGATCTATTGAAATTTCACTTTCGGCATGACCTCGGAAAGGCAATCCATGATGCAAGAGAAGTTTTGCAATATCAATTGAGGCTTTCAAGCGCATCCGATACTCACTTTTTACTTTCCTGGAATGCTTGTCTAAAATAACTTGAATTGATTGATGATGATTAGACAAATCTAGAATCTTATTGAAACATTTATTATGGACAGTATTAATCTCACCGACATGCAAACAGAACCTTTCAAGAGCATTATTCCAAGCCCTAAAACCACTTTTGTAAAAATTTCACCCACAGTTCCATGTACGAATTCATTTCTGAACAAATAAAATATAAACAATATGCGATATCTTTTTTCACACTATACTCCAACCATCTTGAAAATGAACTTTTGACCTAACTTGGTTTAAATTGACGCATTTTCCTTCCTATTGTTGTTTTAGGAAATTGATGATTGCTAGGTTGACAAGGACCGTTTTGAATGTAATATCTCCTCACTTCATCTCGTAATCGAGGGCTATAATTAGCAATGGGTATTCTTTCTCCTGGGTCGGTGTTAAATGATTCTGAGTTGAGCTCATCGATAAGATGAGAAACACTAACATTCATACAAATTTCTGGAGCTATCGTTGACTCAATGATGGCACACTAGAACTAGAACCTAGTTGAGAATAATTAATCTTTACAATAAATTTATCCATATCAATCTTTTATACAAAGCAAATATTCAATCCAACTCATAATTAATTCAAGGATGTCATATTCATTTTTGGTATAAATTTGAATTAAGACTAGAAATCCAAACTTCCAATAAATATCATTGTGATAACCCGAAAGGTCATCACTCTACGTTTCGAGGCCTAAAAAACCTCTTTTAgctttacctcgatttgcgtacacAGTTCGGGTATCTAGCCgaaaagcctatatgtgaaaatctatgaaaaatgataaatttggactataaaatgagttaatttgacttcagtcaatgttttgggtaaacggactcggacccgtaatttgatggtcccggaaggtccgtaggaaaatatgggacttgggcgtatgcccgaaatcgaattctgaggtcccaagcccgagaaatgaattttttgaagaaagttgttttctgaaattgtttataaggtttggaaatgaattttgattaaaactcgatggtatcaggcccgtattttagttccggcaccctgtacaggtcttatatatgatttaagataattctgtgaagtttggtaagaaatggaatccatttgacgtgattcagaccttaaatgtaaaatttgatgtttaaagaagttttgggaaactttcattgattttgaggtttaattcatagttgttgatgttattttagtgatttgaatacacgagtgagtccgtatgatgtttttagggtggttttcatgtttggtttggagccccgagggctcgggtgagttttagataggtcGCGGGgtgaaattttggacttaaagaattgcaggcctgcaggcttcgcatttccaaacctcccttcgcaattcctaattcgcatttcccaacctcccttcgcaattcccagttcgcatttcccaacttcccttcgcaattcccaaaccagcagaggtcggggttcgcaattcccatacctgcgacctgcaactttatacttagacgattttaaacccgTTTTTCATAttctctcaaaacataaacacactagggcgatttttcaaaggcttcttcttctccaaatcaattgtaagtcatttttaactagttttcttcaatcattaatatcttttaacatgatttcaactttaaatcaatggttttcatgggggaaattgggtgttttgggctagaacctaggtttttaaaaaattggggatttgaacctcgatttgaggttcgatttcaaaataaattatatatttgggttcataggggaatgggtaatcgggttttggttggaacctcgggttttgaccatgtgggaccgggggcgatttttgactttttgggcaaaactttgggaaattc harbors:
- the LOC142165852 gene encoding uncharacterized protein LOC142165852, with amino-acid sequence MLQDMKKNGWESLLDDVFSFYDRHDILILNMDESCFLGKSKRKSNVCYSHHSHVEIFSDVIDVQLQKLNERFNIVSSDLLLGMASLNPVNSFANFDKDKIMTLTKCCPNEFDKLHPWNLSYQLMMTR